The Tenuifilum sp. 4138str genome has a window encoding:
- a CDS encoding shikimate dehydrogenase family protein: protein METYAVFGNPILHSKSPQLFNSVFRGMGIDAKYTRIRPRSAHDLTNIILNYSIKGANITTPFKEDVIKYLNHVSDEVAEIHGVNTITNQNGKLTGYNTDWNGVVNALVNAGVTLIGRKVLVLGAGPAATAAVYGLKKAGAVVHIANRTTQKAIEIGKRLNVNYIDFDEVSHKLSYFEVVVSALLPNANPFLGVNIPRNLVLLDANYRPSSLSEQFMSFGCRVISGKQWLIHQAVEAFKIFTGKAPDVEIMSVAVENELTLNYLKAQWIQRVDNKKLFTDYDLLISASNDNEFKQFLDEEISKTFGS from the coding sequence ATGGAAACCTACGCAGTTTTTGGTAATCCTATACTGCACAGCAAAAGCCCACAGCTATTCAATAGCGTTTTCAGGGGAATGGGTATCGATGCCAAATACACCAGGATTCGCCCCAGAAGTGCACATGACCTAACCAACATCATCCTAAACTATAGTATTAAAGGTGCTAATATTACCACACCCTTTAAGGAAGATGTTATCAAATACCTGAACCATGTTAGCGATGAAGTAGCCGAAATACACGGGGTAAATACCATAACCAACCAGAACGGCAAACTTACCGGTTACAATACCGATTGGAACGGTGTTGTAAATGCTTTGGTTAACGCAGGTGTTACCCTAATAGGTAGGAAAGTGCTGGTATTAGGTGCTGGTCCAGCTGCAACAGCTGCTGTATATGGACTGAAAAAAGCAGGTGCAGTGGTGCATATTGCCAACAGAACCACCCAAAAAGCCATTGAAATAGGTAAAAGACTAAACGTAAATTACATAGATTTTGACGAAGTTTCCCATAAACTCTCCTACTTTGAGGTAGTAGTTTCGGCTTTACTCCCTAACGCAAACCCTTTTTTGGGGGTTAACATACCCCGAAATCTAGTTCTACTCGATGCCAATTACCGCCCTTCGAGCCTAAGCGAGCAATTTATGAGCTTTGGGTGTAGGGTAATTTCAGGTAAGCAATGGCTTATCCATCAAGCAGTGGAGGCGTTTAAAATTTTTACTGGTAAAGCGCCTGATGTTGAAATCATGAGCGTAGCGGTAGAAAATGAGTTAACACTTAACTACCTGAAAGCCCAATGGATACAAAGGGTAGATAATAAAAAATTGTTTACTGATTACGATTTACTTATATCGGCAAGCAACGATAATGAATTTAAGCAATTCTTGGATGAAGAAATTAGTAAAACCTTCGGCAGTTAA
- a CDS encoding type I 3-dehydroquinate dehydratase: MKAIRPDICVSIGNVDFHAISNLLPKLSLAEIRIDLLNLNRDELKLLFGLHDNLIATYRPKESEFDVMLNLLTDTIGYGAAWVDVDIDTPTEIIREITAIAQAANCKVIISYHNYTETPTYARLKKITENAQTYDVSLVKIACMANSTSDCARVLSLYEENTRIVAFCMGQVGTITRVAAPLLGAPFTYAALPGNQTAPGQLDYIYLESLLDSLKPL; the protein is encoded by the coding sequence ATGAAAGCTATCCGCCCCGATATATGTGTTAGTATAGGAAATGTTGATTTCCATGCAATTAGCAATTTGCTACCCAAACTTTCGCTTGCCGAAATCAGGATTGATTTGCTCAATTTGAACAGGGATGAGCTAAAGCTGCTATTTGGCTTACACGATAACCTTATTGCAACCTACCGGCCTAAAGAGTCAGAATTCGATGTAATGCTTAATCTCCTTACTGATACTATTGGGTATGGCGCAGCCTGGGTTGATGTTGATATTGACACGCCTACTGAAATTATCAGGGAAATAACAGCTATAGCCCAAGCCGCTAACTGCAAGGTAATAATCTCATACCATAACTATACTGAAACCCCTACATATGCTAGGCTAAAAAAAATTACTGAGAATGCCCAAACCTATGATGTATCTTTAGTTAAAATAGCCTGTATGGCTAACAGTACTAGCGATTGCGCCCGCGTCCTTTCCCTTTATGAAGAAAATACCAGAATAGTTGCTTTTTGTATGGGGCAGGTTGGAACAATTACTCGCGTTGCGGCTCCATTACTAGGCGCCCCGTTCACCTATGCAGCATTACCCGGAAATCAAACTGCACCGGGTCAGCTTGACTATATATACTTAGAATCCCTACTTGACTCCCTAAAACCCCTATAG
- the aroB gene encoding 3-dehydroquinate synthase: METILIEGQNGKSTIIVDERFEEVTKYLPKKKHFIITDKNIEKYYATVFPEAPFFSINPGEPSKQLGYIESIYRWLLENNADRNSFILGIGGGVVCDIAGFVASTYMRGVEFGFVSTSLLSQVDASVGGKNGVDLDGYKNIIGTFTQPRFVLCDTRLLKTLPHEELVNGFAEMVKHALISDIKLFEQLEHDCIALLNLNQPEISKHIAESIRVKASIVTADERESGIRKLLNFGHTWGHAVETLTGISHGKAVSIGMEFACRLSMEKGLISNRDYLRIINLLQSFGLPTCMNIEPSRVFKTLVKDKKRNANSIDFVLLMGIGVPKIETMALEELKKFAE, translated from the coding sequence ATGGAAACCATTTTAATTGAAGGCCAAAACGGTAAATCAACAATAATTGTTGACGAAAGATTTGAGGAAGTTACCAAATATCTTCCTAAAAAAAAGCATTTCATTATTACCGACAAAAACATTGAAAAGTATTATGCCACGGTGTTTCCAGAGGCACCCTTTTTCTCAATTAATCCGGGTGAACCATCAAAACAGTTAGGGTATATTGAGAGTATTTACCGCTGGTTGTTGGAGAACAACGCCGATCGTAATAGCTTTATACTGGGAATTGGAGGAGGTGTAGTTTGCGATATTGCTGGTTTTGTGGCTTCCACCTACATGCGTGGGGTTGAGTTTGGGTTTGTGTCAACCAGCTTACTTTCACAGGTTGATGCAAGTGTAGGCGGCAAAAATGGGGTTGACCTTGATGGATATAAGAATATTATTGGAACGTTTACCCAGCCCCGATTTGTGCTTTGCGATACTCGCTTGCTAAAAACATTGCCCCACGAGGAACTTGTGAATGGTTTCGCCGAGATGGTAAAGCATGCCCTAATCTCGGATATCAAACTTTTTGAACAGCTTGAGCACGACTGTATTGCTCTGCTTAACCTAAATCAACCTGAAATATCAAAACATATAGCGGAATCCATTAGAGTTAAAGCAAGCATTGTTACTGCCGATGAACGTGAAAGCGGAATTAGAAAGCTGCTCAATTTTGGCCATACATGGGGTCACGCCGTTGAAACACTAACCGGAATATCGCACGGTAAGGCGGTTAGCATTGGAATGGAGTTTGCCTGCAGGCTCTCCATGGAGAAAGGACTTATTAGCAACAGGGACTACCTGAGAATTATTAACCTGCTACAATCATTTGGACTCCCAACCTGCATGAACATTGAACCCAGTAGGGTATTCAAAACTCTGGTAAAGGACAAAAAGCGGAATGCCAACAGTATCGACTTTGTTCTTTTAATGGGAATTGGAGTCCCTAAAATTGAAACAATGGCATTAGAGGAACTAAAAAAGTTTGCAGAATAA
- a CDS encoding chorismate mutase yields MANEKLKTEEGTNPSIQKDAKPLIIAGPCSAESPQQLVEVAQELKKNGFVNYMRAGVWKPRTTPNSFEGYGTEALIWLNQVKQETGMPFATEVATERHVYECLKFGADLLWIGARTVSNPFAIQEIASALRGVQIPVLVKNPLSPDLKLWEGAINRLRLAGVKEVGAIHRGFTVWHASPFRNFPMWEVALQLKANNPELRVISDPSHISGDAQYIELLSNRAINLGFDGLMVEVHPNPKIALSDAKQQLTPNQFNLLISNIFEAKQANTELMNELRAEIDALDELLVWALSNRMAIATEIARVKSETGQKIIQPDRWNEVLNRVIGKGHKMGLRTDFVKRLFNSIHRESLQTQEAITQNRTEMVKFG; encoded by the coding sequence ATGGCAAACGAAAAGTTAAAAACTGAAGAAGGCACTAACCCATCAATCCAAAAAGATGCCAAGCCACTGATTATTGCAGGGCCTTGCAGTGCCGAGTCGCCACAACAACTGGTAGAAGTGGCTCAGGAACTTAAAAAGAATGGGTTTGTTAACTACATGCGGGCTGGAGTATGGAAGCCGCGCACAACCCCTAACTCATTTGAGGGCTATGGAACTGAAGCCCTAATCTGGCTTAACCAGGTAAAGCAGGAAACCGGTATGCCCTTTGCCACCGAGGTGGCAACCGAGAGGCATGTTTACGAGTGCCTGAAGTTCGGTGCCGATCTGCTATGGATTGGTGCACGCACCGTTTCCAATCCCTTTGCTATACAGGAAATTGCATCGGCTTTGAGGGGTGTTCAAATCCCGGTTCTGGTAAAAAATCCGTTAAGCCCCGACCTAAAGCTCTGGGAGGGTGCAATTAACCGACTAAGGCTGGCAGGAGTAAAAGAGGTTGGCGCCATACACCGGGGGTTTACCGTTTGGCACGCATCGCCTTTCCGAAACTTCCCAATGTGGGAGGTAGCCCTACAGCTAAAAGCTAACAATCCTGAGCTCAGGGTTATTTCAGACCCTAGCCATATCTCTGGCGATGCGCAGTATATTGAGCTACTCTCAAACCGCGCAATCAACCTTGGATTCGACGGGCTAATGGTTGAAGTACATCCAAACCCTAAGATAGCCCTTAGCGATGCCAAGCAACAGCTAACACCCAATCAATTTAACTTGTTGATTAGCAATATTTTTGAGGCAAAACAGGCTAATACAGAGCTAATGAATGAGCTAAGAGCTGAAATTGATGCCTTGGATGAATTACTTGTTTGGGCATTGTCAAACCGGATGGCGATAGCAACTGAAATAGCCCGCGTTAAAAGTGAAACGGGTCAAAAAATCATTCAACCCGACCGCTGGAACGAGGTATTAAACAGGGTGATTGGGAAGGGACATAAAATGGGGCTCAGAACTGATTTTGTGAAAAGACTTTTTAATAGCATCCATCGCGAATCGTTACAAACACAGGAAGCAATCACCCAAAACAGGACTGAAATGGTAAAATTTGGTTAA
- a CDS encoding prephenate dehydrogenase: MELKNLTIAVIGLGQIGASLAAGLMGKVKTIIGFDIEPINEEFCMNAGFIDTSNTLEEICQMADVVAIATPVDQVTQIASRILSASVKPLAVFDVGSTKSIINIVLSTLPERSKFVSSHPMAGSAEQGAVNASASLFRNKLVYICDEHLSSKQAVELVTGLWDLLGARVEFIDSNQHDKLMANASHLPQLVSYALAIASVNRIGSINQTMEAASSGFDSMTRLAKSSASMWLPIVKQNKENILSAIVEFQEQLNRIELAIRQNDDQTLQWLIVQANGIRKAFENQQNQNILNHGKRKVKN, from the coding sequence ATGGAACTAAAGAATTTAACCATTGCAGTTATTGGCTTAGGCCAAATTGGGGCTTCACTGGCAGCAGGATTAATGGGTAAGGTTAAAACCATCATTGGTTTTGACATTGAACCCATTAACGAAGAATTTTGCATGAACGCTGGTTTTATAGATACTTCCAATACACTGGAGGAGATTTGCCAAATGGCAGATGTTGTTGCAATAGCAACACCAGTTGACCAAGTAACGCAAATTGCATCAAGGATACTTAGTGCAAGTGTTAAGCCATTAGCTGTGTTCGATGTTGGATCTACAAAATCAATAATAAACATTGTACTCTCAACCCTTCCAGAACGGAGTAAATTTGTTTCGTCGCACCCTATGGCTGGAAGTGCAGAACAAGGTGCAGTAAATGCAAGCGCAAGCCTATTTAGGAATAAACTGGTTTACATATGCGATGAACACCTTTCTAGCAAGCAGGCGGTAGAATTAGTTACAGGGCTATGGGATTTACTGGGTGCAAGAGTTGAATTTATTGACTCCAACCAACACGACAAGCTAATGGCAAACGCATCGCACCTACCACAACTGGTGTCGTACGCCTTGGCAATTGCTTCAGTAAATAGAATTGGCTCTATAAATCAAACAATGGAGGCTGCATCCAGTGGATTTGATTCCATGACACGCTTGGCTAAAAGTAGCGCTAGCATGTGGCTACCCATAGTTAAGCAAAACAAGGAGAACATCCTCAGCGCAATTGTCGAGTTCCAGGAACAACTCAATCGGATTGAATTGGCAATTAGGCAAAACGACGACCAAACGTTACAATGGCTTATAGTTCAAGCAAATGGCATACGAAAAGCATTTGAAAATCAACAAAATCAAAACATACTAAACCATGGCAAACGAAAAGTTAAAAACTGA
- a CDS encoding prephenate dehydratase has protein sequence MQPIKVAIQGFKGAFHQDAAELYFNTPLDLVECLTFKELVNSVTEGRAEKGVMAIENSLVGSILQNYTLIRESDLIIEGEVFLRISQHLIGISGQKVEDIKEIHSHPMAIAQCDDFIQSIPHLKVFATHDTALSARDIALNQIKGVAAIASERAAREYGLEVIASSIESNHNNYTRFVVLGKTTKHSYSSANKASVAFSLAHKVGSLQAALQSFSRYGVNLTMLQSLPQVGNPWEYYFHTDAVFRHIDDFELALDSLKTIANEVKVLGIYTTGIKTN, from the coding sequence ATGCAACCAATAAAAGTAGCAATACAGGGTTTCAAGGGCGCTTTCCATCAGGATGCAGCAGAACTTTACTTCAATACACCTCTCGACCTGGTTGAATGCCTTACCTTCAAAGAGTTGGTTAACTCGGTTACCGAAGGACGAGCTGAAAAAGGTGTAATGGCTATTGAAAACTCATTAGTAGGAAGCATTCTGCAGAACTACACACTAATTCGAGAATCAGATTTAATCATTGAGGGAGAAGTTTTCCTGAGGATATCGCAGCACCTAATAGGCATAAGCGGTCAAAAGGTTGAGGATATAAAGGAGATTCACTCACATCCCATGGCAATTGCGCAATGCGATGATTTCATTCAGAGCATACCCCATTTAAAAGTATTTGCAACCCACGACACTGCCCTAAGTGCAAGGGATATTGCTTTGAACCAAATAAAAGGGGTTGCTGCCATAGCAAGCGAAAGAGCGGCAAGGGAATACGGATTGGAGGTGATTGCTAGTTCCATTGAATCGAACCATAATAACTATACCCGCTTTGTTGTCTTAGGTAAAACTACAAAACATTCCTATAGCTCTGCAAATAAAGCAAGTGTCGCATTTTCACTTGCCCACAAGGTTGGCAGCCTCCAAGCAGCGCTACAATCATTTTCCCGCTATGGCGTAAACCTAACCATGTTGCAATCGTTGCCACAAGTTGGCAACCCATGGGAATACTACTTCCATACCGATGCTGTTTTCCGTCATATCGACGATTTTGAGTTAGCCCTTGACTCATTAAAAACCATTGCTAACGAGGTTAAGGTTCTTGGAATATATACAACTGGCATCAAAACAAATTAA
- a CDS encoding anthranilate synthase component I family protein, translating to MKITRITVKSRRISADTYTPIGVYLKLRDVYPQCLLLECADYSERSDAFSYICVKPFAGIEVTGTKTKTYVLLESSEFNTVDEFPPALFDSFLQSFKIDNTDVGNAGFFGFTAYDSINLFDNVNIETSNAVFPLIKYDFYQVVIEFNHFNNTLTLYEFLAPNVDEISSKLLSLLSNKNTPTFPFQATSEEYSNMNDDYYMEMVEKGKIHCARGDVFQIVLSRQFSKKYSGDDFNVYRALRSINPSPYLFYFDYMNFRIFGSSPEAHLKVTNGVATINPIAGTTARSGDAQFDKIITDELLKNPKENSEHCMLVDLARNDLSRHAVDVTVDKFREVQSYSHVIHLVSCVKGKLKPNTKPYSLLASTFPAGTLSGAPKHKAIQLIGNIEPTPRGIYGGAVGFIGINGDINHAIVIRSFISSNGTLYYQAGAGVVIGSSPKGELAEVNSKISALRRAIEYAEKIV from the coding sequence ATGAAAATAACAAGAATAACTGTAAAATCGAGAAGAATTTCAGCAGACACATATACCCCAATTGGAGTATACCTGAAGTTGCGCGATGTATACCCACAATGCCTTCTACTGGAATGTGCCGATTACAGTGAAAGGAGCGATGCTTTTTCATATATATGTGTAAAGCCTTTTGCTGGAATTGAGGTTACAGGAACTAAAACAAAAACCTATGTGCTTTTGGAAAGTTCAGAATTCAACACTGTGGATGAATTCCCTCCTGCGCTTTTTGACTCGTTTTTGCAAAGTTTTAAAATTGATAATACTGATGTAGGAAATGCAGGCTTTTTTGGATTTACCGCTTATGATTCCATTAACCTATTCGATAATGTTAATATTGAAACTTCTAATGCAGTTTTTCCTTTAATTAAGTATGATTTTTACCAGGTGGTAATCGAGTTTAACCATTTCAATAATACTCTAACTCTTTACGAGTTTCTTGCTCCAAACGTGGATGAGATTTCCAGTAAGCTTCTATCATTACTTTCAAATAAGAATACCCCAACATTTCCGTTTCAAGCCACCTCTGAGGAATATTCAAACATGAATGATGACTACTACATGGAAATGGTTGAAAAAGGGAAAATACATTGTGCTAGAGGTGATGTTTTCCAGATTGTGCTTTCCCGGCAATTCAGCAAGAAGTATAGTGGCGACGACTTCAATGTATACCGAGCATTGCGTTCTATCAATCCTTCTCCTTACTTGTTCTATTTTGATTACATGAATTTTCGCATCTTCGGTTCATCTCCTGAAGCTCATCTTAAAGTCACTAATGGCGTAGCAACAATTAACCCGATAGCTGGAACAACTGCTCGTAGTGGAGATGCTCAATTTGATAAGATAATAACCGATGAGTTATTAAAAAACCCAAAGGAAAATTCTGAGCATTGTATGCTTGTTGATTTAGCCAGAAATGACCTTAGTAGGCATGCTGTTGATGTTACCGTTGATAAATTCCGCGAAGTTCAAAGCTATTCACATGTAATTCATTTGGTATCGTGTGTTAAAGGAAAACTTAAGCCAAATACTAAACCCTATTCATTACTTGCATCAACCTTCCCTGCAGGAACTCTTAGTGGAGCACCAAAGCATAAAGCAATTCAGTTAATAGGAAACATTGAGCCTACCCCTCGAGGAATTTATGGTGGAGCAGTTGGGTTTATTGGAATAAATGGCGACATTAATCACGCAATAGTTATTCGTTCATTTATTAGTAGCAATGGAACCCTTTACTATCAGGCTGGGGCAGGAGTTGTTATTGGTTCATCGCCAAAAGGCGAACTAGCCGAGGTTAATTCAAAGATTTCGGCATTAAGAAGAGCAATAGAATACGCAGAAAAAATTGTTTAA
- a CDS encoding anthranilate synthase component II has product MASILLLDNYDSFTFNLLHYVEEFGEHQIEVFRNDQIEVNEVNRFDGIILSPGPGIPSEAGNMLSIIKRYYSTKRIFGVCLGEQAIAESFGGTLINLEKVYHGVSSSIIVNNPPHYLFDGIPVIFEAGRYHSWVVNPNNLPSCLRIEATDQNGQIMAIGHKDFDVCGVQFHPESILTPVGKQIIFNWLKRF; this is encoded by the coding sequence ATGGCATCAATATTACTACTCGACAACTACGACTCATTTACTTTTAACCTACTTCATTACGTTGAAGAATTTGGTGAACACCAAATTGAGGTTTTTAGAAACGATCAAATAGAGGTGAATGAAGTAAATCGTTTCGATGGAATAATCCTATCACCAGGACCTGGAATTCCTTCTGAAGCAGGGAACATGCTATCTATTATAAAAAGGTATTATTCAACTAAAAGAATCTTCGGGGTTTGCCTTGGAGAGCAAGCTATAGCAGAGTCGTTTGGTGGTACGCTTATTAATCTTGAAAAAGTTTACCATGGTGTTTCCAGCAGCATCATAGTTAACAATCCGCCGCATTACCTTTTCGATGGTATCCCTGTAATATTTGAAGCAGGCAGATACCATTCGTGGGTTGTAAACCCTAACAATTTGCCCAGCTGTTTAAGGATTGAGGCAACAGATCAGAACGGACAAATCATGGCCATTGGTCATAAAGATTTCGATGTGTGTGGTGTTCAATTTCATCCTGAGTCAATACTAACTCCCGTGGGGAAACAGATCATTTTTAACTGGTTAAAAAGATTTTAG
- the trpD gene encoding anthranilate phosphoribosyltransferase: MKQILTKLFESQKLSRTESQNLMHGIANGSVNESQMAAVLTAYIMRSISLEELQGFRDALLDLSVKVDIYDGHTIDLCGTGGDGKNTFNISTASAFVVAGAGIPVVKHGNYGATSVSGSSNVMEYFGYKFSSDSGKLKREIDNTNVCFLHAPLFHPALKAVGPVRRQLGVRTFFNMLGPLLNPSRPKYQVSGVFSIEVARIYSYLLSNYLNDYRIIHSLDGYDEISLTSSTKIFSKAGEDCLTPESLGFCKISPENIAGGETVEKSAKIFLSVLSNSADKNRIDVVIANSAMAISCYKGFPFAESTLYARESLESGKALECFNKLISMQ; this comes from the coding sequence ATGAAACAAATATTAACTAAGCTATTTGAATCGCAAAAGCTTAGTAGAACCGAATCGCAAAACTTAATGCACGGTATTGCAAATGGCAGCGTCAATGAATCTCAAATGGCCGCAGTGCTTACTGCCTATATCATGCGAAGCATCAGTTTGGAAGAGTTACAGGGGTTTCGCGATGCTTTGCTGGATCTTTCAGTCAAAGTAGATATATATGACGGTCATACAATAGATCTTTGTGGTACGGGTGGCGATGGTAAAAACACTTTTAACATTTCAACGGCATCGGCTTTTGTTGTTGCAGGTGCTGGAATTCCCGTTGTAAAGCATGGAAATTATGGGGCAACCTCCGTTTCGGGTTCATCCAATGTAATGGAGTATTTTGGGTATAAATTCAGTAGCGATTCCGGTAAGTTAAAAAGGGAAATTGACAATACCAATGTTTGTTTTTTACATGCGCCTCTGTTTCATCCGGCGCTAAAGGCTGTTGGCCCAGTAAGGCGTCAACTTGGCGTAAGAACTTTTTTTAACATGCTGGGCCCCTTGCTAAATCCATCTCGCCCAAAATATCAGGTTAGCGGAGTTTTTAGTATTGAAGTTGCTAGAATTTACAGTTATTTGCTAAGCAACTATCTTAACGATTACAGAATTATTCACAGCCTTGATGGTTACGACGAGATTTCGTTAACCAGCTCTACTAAAATATTTTCAAAGGCTGGCGAAGATTGCTTAACACCTGAAAGCCTAGGTTTTTGCAAAATATCACCAGAGAATATTGCAGGAGGAGAAACCGTTGAAAAATCGGCTAAGATTTTTCTTTCGGTTCTCAGTAACAGTGCCGATAAAAATAGAATTGATGTGGTAATTGCTAACTCGGCAATGGCAATTAGCTGTTACAAGGGTTTTCCTTTTGCAGAATCCACCCTGTATGCCAGGGAATCATTAGAGTCTGGGAAAGCTTTAGAATGTTTTAATAAACTAATATCAATGCAATAG
- the trpC gene encoding indole-3-glycerol phosphate synthase TrpC yields MSILNEIVTNRKIQVAEQKELYPTKLLERSIYFNSQPLSLKKYILRPDLSGVIAEFKRKSPSRGIINEFAKPDEVCLLYMQAGASALSVLTESMFFGGSAMDLTIARKFNFCPILRKDFIVDEYQVIEAKSIGADAILLITEILPKKQLSNFSSLAKSLGMQVLFEIHERQSISKLPADAEIIGINSRNLKTFNVSVDHMELLVQLIPKHVVKIAESGIDSPESLLTLKTMGFQGFLIGERFMREPNPGKACEKFISKVKELSSSKTSSGLHD; encoded by the coding sequence ATGAGTATTCTTAATGAAATTGTTACAAATAGAAAAATTCAGGTTGCCGAGCAAAAGGAACTTTACCCAACCAAATTGCTTGAACGAAGCATTTACTTTAATTCTCAGCCATTATCGCTTAAAAAATACATTCTTCGTCCTGACCTATCAGGAGTTATAGCTGAATTTAAGCGCAAATCGCCATCCAGGGGAATTATTAACGAGTTTGCAAAGCCGGATGAAGTATGCCTGCTATACATGCAGGCTGGGGCATCGGCCCTATCGGTATTAACTGAAAGTATGTTTTTTGGCGGATCGGCAATGGATTTAACTATTGCAAGAAAGTTTAACTTTTGCCCAATCCTCCGTAAGGATTTTATTGTCGATGAGTATCAAGTTATTGAGGCTAAGAGCATTGGCGCTGATGCTATCCTGCTTATAACCGAGATTCTTCCAAAAAAACAGCTGTCCAACTTCTCTTCCCTAGCCAAATCATTAGGCATGCAAGTACTTTTCGAGATTCATGAAAGGCAAAGTATTTCTAAACTACCAGCCGATGCTGAAATTATTGGTATTAATAGCAGAAACCTAAAAACATTCAATGTAAGCGTTGATCATATGGAATTATTAGTACAGCTCATACCAAAGCACGTGGTAAAAATAGCTGAAAGCGGAATTGATTCCCCAGAATCGTTGCTTACATTGAAAACAATGGGTTTTCAGGGATTTTTAATTGGCGAGAGGTTTATGCGAGAACCGAATCCAGGAAAGGCGTGTGAGAAATTTATCAGCAAAGTAAAAGAGTTAAGCTCAAGTAAGACCAGCTCAGGTTTGCATGATTAA